CTTTTGGTCATAATTTTTTAAGTTCTTCAGCAAATAAATGAAGTTTTTTCTTTGACAAATTAAGAAAAAGTAACTTAAATACTTCAGTTTCTTTATTAAATTCTTTTAGTTTGTAGCATTTGCCTTTTTTGAAAATTGAAGCAACTTTAAAAAGAAATGAATTCGAGTACAAACCATTTTTAAAGTTTGAGTTAATAATAATTGTCATTTTTCATTTTTCAGCTAATTCAAAAATTTGTTCTACTACTTCTTGATCTATAGCTGCTGAAAAAATTTCTTGACCATCTTTTAAAACTTTAGCCCCATTTCAAGCAACAAAATTATTTTCATTGCCACATTTTCTAGCCAACATTTTTGTTTTTTCAACTACTGCGCGGCCAGTTGAAACAAAAATTTCTAAGCCATATTTTTCTTTAAGTTTAGCTAAACCTTTTTGGTTAATTTCACTGATATCTTTTTTAAATTTGCTACTTTTATCAATTGTTGTACCATCCAAATCGATAAAAATTATTTTAGGTTTTTTTAATTCTTTAGTCATAATGCTTTTATTATATAAAAGATATTAAATTTTGATTATTAAAAACACAAATAAAAGAATGTACAAAATATTTTTATTTTTGTTATACTTTTAACATTAAAAAAGGACTTAAATGATTTTAAACTCAGTATTTTATAAAGCAAATAACCCATTTTACGAACAAGGAACACACAAATTAAATGCTCCTTATTTAGCTTTATTTATTATTGGATTATCACTAATAGTAATTGGAATTACATGCTTTTTCTTTTATCCTAAAGCAAAAGACAAGGTTTATTTGTATAAAGAAAAACAAATGGAAGAATATAAAAAAAATAATCCAAAATCTAAAGTAACGAATTATGAAGCAACAGGAATGTATTTACCAGCTTGAGAAAGAATTAAATTATTTGCACCATTATTTTTCGGGATCTTATTTGTTGTTGTTGGTATAACAATGATTGTTGGCAAAACTATTTCGACATTATAAAGTAGCTTAGGCTGCTTTTTATTATATTTTTTAATTTATTTAACTATAATAATAGCATGAGTAATATTATTGAAATGAAAGTTGAAATTCAAAAGAATTCAAACATAAAATACGAATATGATCGTGCTGACGGAAATATTCATGTAGACCGTATTTTGAGAGGAGATTTTGTCTACCCATGTAATTATGGCTTTATTCCTACAGCTTTAGATTGAGATGGCGATGAGTTAGATGTTTTACTTTACTCTCCAGAAACATTTACACCAGGTGTTGTTCTTAATGCAAGAATTATTGGTGCTATGAAAATGATTGACTCAGGAGAAACAGATACAAAATTAATTGCTGTTCATGCTGATGATTATCGTTTAGATGGTATTAAAAAATTAGAAGACTTACCTGAACCATTTTTAATGCACATTGAAACATTCTTTAGCAACTATAAAAATTGAAAGAAAAAAGGAGCTACAAAAGTTCAAGGATTTGAAGGCGAAAAATGAGCCTTAGCAGAATTAAAAGAATGTGAAGAATTAATGGTTAAATATGGCAAGATGCCTAAAAAAGAATTCATCAAGAAAATGATGAAAGAACACCCAGAAAAATATGAAGCTTAATTTTCCAAAACGCCTTTAAAACAGGCGTTTTAGTTTATTTTTGTTGATTTCAAAGTCTTGAATTTTAAATATTATTTATAAATTTTAATATAATTAAAATAGGAGGATTGATGAAGAAAAAAATATTAATGTCATTTGGTCCAATTATATGTTTATTACTTATGTCATCATTTTCTTCTTGAAGCTGCAATAATTCAGCTGAACCACAAAAACCTTCAAACGATGATGACAACTGAGAAGATTATAAACAGCCAAGTTTAAGTGTTCCTAATTTTGTGCCTGAAGGTGAATGAGAAGATGATGGCAGTATTTACAAATATTATTTAAAACCAAATACTGCTCAAGAAATTGAAATCAATTCTAAAGAAAAAGAATTATCTTTATTAAAAATAAAGAAATTTGTTTCAGATATTGAGATAACTAATTTTGAAGCTAGCTCAGATCCTGAAGTTAATAAAATTATTAAAGATGCTTGAGCAATTAAACAAGAATTATTGCAATTAAACAATGATGTTTATGATAAATTTGGTTTGCATGAAAACCGTTATAAAAAATATTTAGTTGCTTACAAAAATTTTATAAATTTATATATTGATAATGAAAATAGCAGAGCTTATATTTTTGATCTTTTAGCTCCAAAACATAATAATTTTTGTTCCTGAATTTCATTTTATTTAGACAAATACAAAAGAGGTGCTTTTGATCGAATAGTCAATAATAAAGATTTATTCTACAAAAATTATGACTTGTTTAGAAACTTTATTGATAGAAACAAAAAGGATCTTGAATTAGTTTTTGATTTAAAAGATGCTAAACAAATTAATATTAATAATTTAAAAATGTATACAGAAAATATTAACTCAGTTTTAAACAAACAATTGAATGTTGAACATTTTAGAAAATCATTAGTTAAAAATGGTGTTAATGTTGCTCCTCTTATCAAATATTATTATGGCACGGATAAATATAACAGCTTAAGAAATTTAGTTTATGATCTAACGGGCGGTTCAAACTATTTTAATGATTTTTGTTTTAAAGGAAACCACTATAAAAATTCAACATCTGTTACATTTTATCAACCAGAAAATAATGTAATAAACATTAAAATAAATCGTTTAGCTTATAGAACTGAAAATGCACAAGAAGAAATTGATATCAATAAATATTTTGAAAAAATTATTTATTCTATTATTTCAAAACAAATGAATGATGAACAAAAAATTAGAGCTATTCACAATTGAATCATTTTAAATAATGACTACTTAAGAGATGATGAGATGGTATATTGTGACAAACAATGAGCTCAAACTTGTCGTAGTCCATATGCTTATATTGGAAATTGAAGAATAGTTTGTGACGCTTATGCTAGAACATTTCAAAGATTTATGACTCTTTTAGATATTCCATCTTGATATATAACTGGACCAGTTAAAACTTATGTTGATGGCAAACTAAAAGATGATGAGGGCCATGCTTGAAACCTAGTTTTATTAAATGGTAAAGAATATTTTGTAGATTGTACTTGAGATGATCCTTCTTATAATGAATATAAAGAAAAATACAATGTAAATTCAAAAGAAATTAGTCCAATTAATAATAACTATTTATTAAAAGAATGAAAAGATATTAAATATGAAACATATATTAATAAAAATAATAAAAAGATAGAAATAACCAGAGAACTATATGATAGTTATCATGATTTATATGAATTAAGAACTAACTTAGGTCTTCCTTATTTTAAAGCTAATGAATATGTTTAATAAAATTTGTAGCCTTATGGTTGCATTTTTATTGTTCACTTTTAAGATATTTAATTAAAATTTTGTTATTATTTAATTGTAGAAAGAGATAAATATGAAAAAAAATAAAATATTTAATTGACTAGGTACTCTAACTGCTATTGTTAGTCTACCAACTATAACAACATCATGTTTTTGAGATGATGTTACTGGCAATATACCTTCAACACCAAGTACGACAGTTACACCTGTAACACCAGAACCAGGTCCAGGCCCAGCCCCAAAACCTGGAGATAATAAACCATCTAGCATCTATAAATATGGATTAAAAGAAAATACAAAAGAAGAAAAAGAAGCAAATGAAGTTGAAAAAGCTTTATATTTATCAAAGGTAAAATATTTTGTTAGTGATGTAGAAACTGTAAAAGATACAATAAGTTCCAAAGTTGACTTGTTAGTAAAGAAAGCTTTAAAACTTAAAAAAGAATTATTAGAATTAAATGAAAAAATTTTTAATGCTTTTGGATTACATGAGGGAAGATTTGAAAGTTATTTAAATGCTTACAAAAATTTCGTTAATATAGGTTTTGTACAATCAAATACAGGATTAACTGCTACAATAAATGGGAATCCTGAACCTACAATAAAATATATTTTAGAGAATTATATATCTCAAGGAAGTCTTCTTAATCTTAATTATAAATTTTTTAACGACATTTTAAGCAATATAGAAAAATCTGTAAAGTACTATAAAAAAGACTTAGACTTATCATTTGACATTAAAGATGCATATGAAGTTGATTTAAACAATTTGGACTTTCTAAAAAGTGCTAAAGCTGTTGATACTCTCACAAAAGAACAAGTTTTAAAAATTAGAAAAGACTTGCTATTTAAAGGAAAAATAACTTCTGATATTGCCGTAACTAATCATAATTTAGGAGATTATTTCTGAGATTTAAATTCAACTTGATATGACATAACTGGTGGTAGCAATTATTTTAATGACAAAATCCTTGAACGTATTACTTACACGCGTCAAAAAATAAATATAAAAGAATCAGAATTTAGATATAGAACAGATAGTGCTTCTGAAGAAGTTAAACTAAATTCATTGATGACAGAAGTAATTTATAAAATAATTTCTAAAAAAATGACTGATGAACAAAAAATAAGAGCAATACATAATTGAGTGATTGACAATAATGAATATTTGACTGATGGAGAGTTAGCTTTATCAAATAATGAACCAATACGAAGTCAATGTCGTAGTCCATATTCATATTTTACTAAACCAAAAAGAAGAATAGTTTGCGAAGGATATGCAAGAACATTTTCAAGATTTCTAACATTAATAAATATTCCTGTGTGATATGTAACCGGTCAAGCTGCTAATTAAAGTGGGCAAGAAGGTCATGCTTGAAATATGGTAAGACTTGGAGGGCGAGAATTATATTTAGATCCAACTTGAAATGATCCAACAATGGGCCCTTCAATGAAAAATTATTTTGAAGGTAAAAAAATGATGCCACATAGATTTACTTATTATTTATTAACTTGAGATCAAATAAAAAATACTGGAAATACTGCAAGAGATTTTGATCAAAGTATTAAAAAAATTGCTGCATATCGTCAAAGTTTAGGTTTAGATTACATACATGTAAATTAATTTATGAAATAAAATATTTTCAAAAAACTAATTTCTTTATATAAT
The Mycoplasmopsis fermentans PG18 DNA segment above includes these coding regions:
- a CDS encoding HAD-IIB family hydrolase; translation: MTKELKKPKIIFIDLDGTTIDKSSKFKKDISEINQKGLAKLKEKYGLEIFVSTGRAVVEKTKMLARKCGNENNFVAWNGAKVLKDGQEIFSAAIDQEVVEQIFELAEKWKMTIIINSNFKNGLYSNSFLFKVASIFKKGKCYKLKEFNKETEVFKLLFLNLSKKKLHLFAEELKKLWPKDLNVSISGFKNEFLEVTSFFASKGSSNKYLAKSFGVDAEDCWHVGDSQNDSTASGHMGYVIAMKNSVPEFKDKADFISPFTNKKGGLYKTLEMLLTKFE
- a CDS encoding inorganic diphosphatase; the protein is MSNIIEMKVEIQKNSNIKYEYDRADGNIHVDRILRGDFVYPCNYGFIPTALDWDGDELDVLLYSPETFTPGVVLNARIIGAMKMIDSGETDTKLIAVHADDYRLDGIKKLEDLPEPFLMHIETFFSNYKNWKKKGATKVQGFEGEKWALAELKECEELMVKYGKMPKKEFIKKMMKEHPEKYEA
- a CDS encoding transglutaminase domain-containing protein produces the protein MKKKILMSFGPIICLLLMSSFSSWSCNNSAEPQKPSNDDDNWEDYKQPSLSVPNFVPEGEWEDDGSIYKYYLKPNTAQEIEINSKEKELSLLKIKKFVSDIEITNFEASSDPEVNKIIKDAWAIKQELLQLNNDVYDKFGLHENRYKKYLVAYKNFINLYIDNENSRAYIFDLLAPKHNNFCSWISFYLDKYKRGAFDRIVNNKDLFYKNYDLFRNFIDRNKKDLELVFDLKDAKQININNLKMYTENINSVLNKQLNVEHFRKSLVKNGVNVAPLIKYYYGTDKYNSLRNLVYDLTGGSNYFNDFCFKGNHYKNSTSVTFYQPENNVINIKINRLAYRTENAQEEIDINKYFEKIIYSIISKQMNDEQKIRAIHNWIILNNDYLRDDEMVYCDKQWAQTCRSPYAYIGNWRIVCDAYARTFQRFMTLLDIPSWYITGPVKTYVDGKLKDDEGHAWNLVLLNGKEYFVDCTWDDPSYNEYKEKYNVNSKEISPINNNYLLKEWKDIKYETYINKNNKKIEITRELYDSYHDLYELRTNLGLPYFKANEYV
- a CDS encoding transglutaminase-like domain-containing protein; amino-acid sequence: MKKNKIFNWLGTLTAIVSLPTITTSCFWDDVTGNIPSTPSTTVTPVTPEPGPGPAPKPGDNKPSSIYKYGLKENTKEEKEANEVEKALYLSKVKYFVSDVETVKDTISSKVDLLVKKALKLKKELLELNEKIFNAFGLHEGRFESYLNAYKNFVNIGFVQSNTGLTATINGNPEPTIKYILENYISQGSLLNLNYKFFNDILSNIEKSVKYYKKDLDLSFDIKDAYEVDLNNLDFLKSAKAVDTLTKEQVLKIRKDLLFKGKITSDIAVTNHNLGDYFWDLNSTWYDITGGSNYFNDKILERITYTRQKINIKESEFRYRTDSASEEVKLNSLMTEVIYKIISKKMTDEQKIRAIHNWVIDNNEYLTDGELALSNNEPIRSQCRSPYSYFTKPKRRIVCEGYARTFSRFLTLINIPVWYVTGQAAN